One genomic window of Pseudoxanthomonas sp. includes the following:
- a CDS encoding cyclase family protein, whose translation MRRLLLSLSLCIAILPTARAADDNRLWDVYAQQLKGVKYVSLSHVIAPGIPVWHGFGPSKFEPAIDPADGHAYTYAKDGFEATRYTLSTDQLGTQLDPPAHWAPEYPSIDELPASYTLRPLVVISIVDQVKQTPGYSLSVADIEAWEKRHGRIPEGAVVFVRSDWSKRWPDPALAALEHFPGVSLPALKFLHEQRHILLHGHEPLDTDDSPNLEGESWLMHHGYAQAEGVANLDQVPETGALVAIGFPRFQGGTGGYASFTAICPPDWPHGVAADPRRDAPLPRSDKSLKWDTAKGVRVR comes from the coding sequence ATGCGTCGCCTGCTGCTGTCCCTGTCGCTCTGTATCGCCATCCTGCCCACCGCCCGCGCCGCCGACGATAACCGGCTGTGGGACGTCTATGCGCAACAGCTCAAGGGCGTGAAGTACGTGTCGCTCTCGCACGTGATCGCGCCGGGCATCCCGGTGTGGCATGGCTTCGGACCGTCGAAGTTCGAGCCGGCGATCGACCCGGCCGATGGTCATGCCTATACCTACGCCAAGGATGGATTCGAGGCCACGCGCTACACGCTGTCCACCGATCAGTTGGGGACCCAGCTCGATCCGCCCGCGCACTGGGCGCCGGAATATCCGTCCATCGATGAGTTGCCGGCCAGCTACACGCTGCGGCCGCTGGTGGTGATCTCCATCGTCGACCAGGTGAAGCAGACACCGGGCTATTCGCTCAGCGTGGCCGACATCGAAGCCTGGGAGAAACGGCACGGGCGGATCCCGGAGGGTGCGGTGGTGTTCGTGCGTTCGGACTGGTCCAAGCGCTGGCCCGATCCGGCGCTGGCGGCGCTGGAACACTTCCCCGGCGTGTCACTGCCGGCACTGAAGTTCCTGCACGAGCAGCGCCATATCCTGCTGCACGGACACGAGCCGCTGGATACCGACGACAGCCCCAACCTGGAAGGCGAATCCTGGCTGATGCACCACGGCTATGCGCAAGCCGAGGGCGTGGCCAACCTGGACCAGGTTCCGGAAACCGGTGCGCTGGTGGCGATCGGGTTTCCGCGCTTCCAGGGCGGCACCGGCGGCTATGCCAGCTTCACCGCGATCTGCCCGCCGGACTGGCCGCACGGCGTGGCCGCCGATCCGCGTCGCGATGCACCGTTGCCGCGCTCGGACAAGTCGCTGAAATGGGACACCGCCAAGGGCGTGCGCGTGCGTTGA
- a CDS encoding DUF2058 domain-containing protein: MRNPLQEQLLKAGLVKKGKADQIARDQVKARLAKGGAKPPSDQEKVDAARLQAERAERDRALAAERNAQARRQEVLAQIRQIVDTNKVKRGGEIDYRFNDGAAIRTVLVNAALRTQLISGALVIARHGDGVELIPRAAAEKIYERDASYVLLDNGKRSTAASSSASNEGDDFYDQDQFKIPDDLIW, from the coding sequence ATGCGCAATCCCCTGCAGGAACAGCTGCTCAAGGCCGGCCTGGTCAAGAAAGGCAAGGCCGACCAGATCGCCCGCGACCAGGTCAAGGCGCGCCTGGCCAAAGGTGGCGCCAAGCCACCCAGCGACCAGGAGAAGGTCGACGCCGCCAGGCTGCAGGCCGAACGCGCCGAGCGTGACCGCGCCCTGGCCGCCGAACGCAATGCGCAGGCCAGGCGCCAGGAAGTACTGGCCCAGATCCGCCAGATCGTGGACACCAACAAGGTCAAGCGCGGCGGCGAGATCGACTACCGGTTCAACGACGGCGCCGCGATCCGCACCGTGCTGGTCAACGCCGCCCTGCGCACCCAGCTGATCAGCGGCGCCCTGGTGATCGCGCGCCACGGTGATGGCGTGGAACTGATCCCGCGCGCGGCCGCCGAGAAGATTTACGAACGCGACGCGTCCTACGTGTTGCTCGACAACGGCAAGCGCAGCACTGCCGCATCGTCATCGGCCTCCAACGAAGGCGACGACTTCTACGACCAGGACCAGTTCAAGATCCCGGACGACCTGATCTGGTGA
- a CDS encoding YdeI/OmpD-associated family protein — protein sequence MASQDPRVDAYIDTAAPFAQPILREIRVRLHTSCDGLEEAIKWGMPGFMYRGKILCVMAAFKAHATLAFWRRDEQAPKSGNAGEAMGEFGRLTQVKDLPGKRAFAVKVKEAMQRIEAGVPQRVVKPRAPVAMTPAFAQALAQDTPARTVFDGFSAGYQRDYLEWIGEAKTEATRDKRIAQALEWLAEGKHRNWKYEK from the coding sequence ATGGCCAGCCAGGATCCGCGCGTCGACGCGTACATCGACACTGCCGCCCCGTTCGCCCAGCCGATCCTGCGTGAGATCCGCGTGCGGCTGCATACCAGCTGCGACGGGCTTGAAGAGGCGATCAAATGGGGCATGCCCGGCTTCATGTACCGCGGCAAGATCCTGTGCGTCATGGCCGCGTTCAAGGCGCACGCCACGCTGGCGTTCTGGCGCCGCGACGAACAGGCGCCGAAGTCCGGCAATGCCGGCGAAGCGATGGGCGAATTCGGCCGGCTGACCCAGGTCAAGGATCTGCCGGGCAAGCGCGCGTTCGCGGTCAAGGTGAAGGAGGCGATGCAGCGGATCGAAGCCGGGGTCCCACAGCGCGTGGTCAAGCCGCGTGCGCCAGTGGCGATGACGCCGGCGTTCGCGCAGGCATTGGCGCAGGACACGCCGGCCAGGACCGTGTTCGACGGGTTCAGTGCCGGCTACCAGCGCGACTATCTGGAATGGATCGGCGAGGCCAAGACCGAGGCGACCCGCGACAAGCGCATCGCACAGGCGCTGGAATGGCTGGCAGAAGGTAAGCACCGCAACTGGAAGTACGAAAAGTAA
- a CDS encoding RcnB family protein, producing MKLISALILSASLCFSGAALAQQHDDHHDDGHKQDQHAQSHGNPHKKGDRLAQGSRGDRVPDYRKHGLKAPPKGHEWRKVDNDYVLIAVTTGIISSVIAASH from the coding sequence ATGAAATTGATTTCCGCCCTGATCCTTTCCGCAAGCCTGTGCTTCTCCGGCGCGGCCCTGGCCCAGCAGCACGACGACCACCATGACGACGGGCACAAGCAGGACCAGCACGCACAGTCGCACGGCAATCCGCACAAGAAAGGCGATCGCCTGGCGCAGGGCTCGCGCGGCGACCGCGTGCCGGATTACCGCAAGCACGGCCTGAAGGCGCCGCCGAAGGGCCACGAATGGCGCAAGGTCGACAACGACTACGTGTTGATCGCCGTGACCACCGGCATCATCAGCAGCGTGATCGCGGCCAGCCACTAA
- a CDS encoding NAD(P)-dependent oxidoreductase gives MSITLALVAPGAMGSGLAARLASHGAQVLTTLEGRSTRSRERAAQAGMHEVAPQALLQAPWFFSVVPPADALALARQFAQWCEGAARKPVYVDLNAVNPDTVRQVQAVVEAAGAKFVDGCIVGFPPTADDVGPTLYLSDDAADIALALNAHGVVTQLLSGGVGAASALKMAYSGLSKGVGALGAAMVLVAERHGAGDALRAALAETRPGLLALLDRGLPDLLPKAWRWAPEMEQIAAFIGGDRPESAIFTAMAAQYRAVAADFEGSGEEAAVLRAFAQVPKA, from the coding sequence ATGTCGATCACATTGGCGTTGGTGGCGCCGGGTGCGATGGGTTCGGGATTGGCTGCGCGACTGGCTTCGCATGGCGCGCAGGTCCTGACCACGCTGGAAGGACGCAGCACGCGCAGCCGCGAACGTGCCGCGCAGGCCGGGATGCACGAAGTCGCGCCGCAGGCATTGCTGCAGGCGCCCTGGTTCTTCTCGGTGGTGCCGCCGGCCGATGCCCTGGCGCTGGCGCGGCAGTTCGCGCAGTGGTGCGAAGGCGCCGCGCGCAAGCCGGTCTACGTCGACCTCAACGCCGTCAACCCGGACACGGTGCGCCAGGTGCAGGCAGTGGTGGAAGCGGCCGGCGCGAAGTTCGTCGACGGCTGCATCGTCGGCTTCCCACCGACGGCCGATGACGTCGGCCCCACGCTGTACCTGTCCGACGATGCCGCCGACATCGCCCTGGCGCTCAACGCCCATGGCGTGGTGACCCAACTGTTGTCCGGTGGCGTGGGCGCGGCCAGCGCACTGAAGATGGCGTATTCCGGGCTGAGCAAGGGGGTCGGTGCGCTGGGCGCGGCGATGGTGCTGGTTGCCGAGCGCCACGGCGCAGGCGACGCGCTGCGTGCCGCACTGGCCGAGACGCGTCCGGGCCTGCTGGCGCTGCTGGATCGCGGCCTGCCGGACCTGCTGCCCAAGGCCTGGCGCTGGGCGCCGGAGATGGAGCAGATCGCAGCCTTCATCGGCGGTGATCGTCCCGAAAGCGCGATCTTCACGGCGATGGCCGCCCAGTACCGCGCGGTGGCTGCCGACTTCGAAGGCAGCGGCGAGGAAGCGGCCGTGCTGCGCGCCTTCGCCCAGGTGCCGAAGGCTTAG
- a CDS encoding NAD(P)/FAD-dependent oxidoreductase, translating to MERVDCVVIGAGVVGLAVARALALAGREVLILESEGAIGTATSARNSEVIHAGIYYPKGSLKARLCVSGRVALYDFCQRFGVAHRRCGKLIVATDDGQTDGLEQIRQHARANGVEDLRLLDGAQLHALEPALHAVAALLSPSTGIIDSHGLMLALQGDAERHGAVLALRAPVTGLACEDPGFVIEVGGEAPMRLHATTLVNCAGHGAPLLAAGMRGLAPQHVPRAWYAKGSYFSLSARTPFTHLIYPLPEPGGLGTHLTLDLAGRARFGPDVEWVDGLDYSLDPARAERFHAAIRRYWPGLPDHALQPAYTGIRPKISGPGEANADFRIDGPATHGIPGLVNLFGIESPGLTSSLAIGDHVCALLELTEPLTA from the coding sequence ATGGAACGCGTGGACTGTGTGGTGATCGGCGCGGGCGTGGTTGGCCTGGCGGTGGCACGGGCGCTGGCATTGGCCGGGCGCGAGGTGCTGATCCTTGAATCAGAGGGCGCCATCGGCACCGCCACCAGTGCGCGCAACAGCGAGGTCATCCACGCCGGCATCTACTACCCAAAGGGTTCGCTCAAGGCGCGCCTGTGCGTGTCCGGGCGCGTGGCGCTGTATGACTTCTGCCAGCGCTTCGGCGTGGCGCATCGCCGCTGCGGCAAGCTGATCGTGGCCACCGACGACGGCCAGACCGATGGACTGGAGCAGATCCGCCAGCATGCACGGGCCAACGGCGTGGAGGACCTGCGCTTGCTTGATGGCGCTCAGCTGCACGCGTTGGAACCAGCGTTGCACGCCGTCGCCGCACTGCTGTCCCCCAGCACCGGCATCATCGACAGCCACGGCCTGATGCTGGCGCTGCAGGGCGATGCCGAACGGCACGGCGCCGTGCTCGCCCTGCGCGCGCCGGTCACCGGACTGGCCTGCGAAGACCCCGGCTTCGTCATCGAGGTCGGCGGCGAGGCGCCGATGCGCCTGCACGCCACCACGCTGGTCAACTGCGCCGGGCATGGCGCGCCGCTCCTGGCCGCAGGCATGCGCGGATTGGCGCCGCAACACGTCCCGCGCGCCTGGTATGCCAAGGGCAGCTACTTCAGCCTGTCGGCACGCACGCCCTTCACCCACCTGATCTATCCGCTGCCCGAGCCCGGCGGCCTGGGCACGCACCTGACCCTGGACCTGGCCGGACGCGCCCGCTTCGGCCCGGATGTCGAATGGGTGGACGGCCTGGACTACAGCCTGGACCCGGCCCGCGCCGAGCGCTTCCATGCCGCGATCCGCCGCTACTGGCCGGGCCTGCCCGACCACGCCCTGCAGCCGGCCTATACCGGCATCCGCCCCAAGATCAGTGGCCCGGGCGAGGCCAACGCCGATTTCCGCATCGACGGCCCGGCAACGCACGGCATCCCCGGACTGGTGAACCTGTTCGGCATCGAGTCACCCGGCCTGACCAGCAGCCTGGCCATCGGCGACCACGTCTGCGCCCTGCTGGAACTGACCGAGCCGCTGACCGCCTGA
- a CDS encoding phosphatase PAP2 family protein: MPAALDTLLTWMGDSRLVLPVMAALGWLWWKRNPRVALEWAICLGALATTVVVSKLAYKAFGVDWRTIGFFTVSGHSALAAALYPLLGYALLADAPPPLRRAAVALGGCIALAIALSRVLGHRHTPAEIITGLAVGLVVAWLMLRRWHGALGIPLRSTPVVVGAALVAVLAVAILPNVPAERVLSHIAWRLRT, encoded by the coding sequence ATGCCTGCCGCCCTCGACACGCTGCTGACCTGGATGGGCGACAGCCGGCTGGTGCTGCCGGTGATGGCCGCGCTGGGGTGGCTGTGGTGGAAGCGCAACCCACGCGTCGCGCTGGAGTGGGCCATCTGCCTGGGCGCGCTGGCGACGACGGTGGTGGTGTCGAAGCTGGCCTACAAGGCGTTTGGCGTGGACTGGCGCACGATCGGCTTTTTCACCGTCAGTGGTCACAGCGCGCTGGCGGCGGCGCTGTACCCGCTGCTGGGATATGCGCTGCTGGCCGACGCGCCGCCACCGCTCCGCCGTGCGGCGGTGGCGCTGGGTGGCTGCATCGCGCTGGCGATCGCGCTGTCGCGGGTACTGGGTCATCGGCATACGCCAGCGGAAATCATCACCGGGCTGGCGGTGGGCTTGGTGGTGGCTTGGCTGATGCTGCGCCGCTGGCATGGCGCGCTGGGCATCCCGCTGCGCTCGACGCCGGTGGTGGTGGGCGCGGCGCTGGTTGCGGTGCTGGCCGTGGCGATCCTGCCCAACGTGCCAGCCGAGCGGGTGCTGTCGCACATCGCCTGGCGCCTGCGCACATGA
- a CDS encoding VOC family protein, with protein sequence MPHNPVGWFEIYVQDIARARAFYEAVLGISLERLPGTGLEMWAFPMLAETAGASGALVQYDGMASGGNSTVVYFVCADCAVEAARAVDAGGTVFKEKSAIGPYGYIALVNDSEGNLIGLHSMQ encoded by the coding sequence ATGCCACACAATCCGGTCGGCTGGTTCGAGATCTACGTGCAGGACATCGCGCGCGCACGGGCCTTCTACGAGGCGGTGCTGGGCATCAGCCTGGAGCGGTTGCCCGGCACGGGCCTGGAGATGTGGGCCTTCCCGATGCTGGCCGAAACCGCCGGTGCGTCCGGCGCGCTGGTGCAATACGACGGCATGGCCTCGGGCGGCAACAGCACGGTGGTGTATTTCGTCTGCGCCGACTGTGCGGTGGAAGCCGCTCGCGCGGTCGACGCAGGCGGAACAGTGTTCAAGGAAAAGTCCGCGATCGGACCCTATGGCTACATCGCCCTCGTTAATGACAGCGAAGGCAACCTGATCGGCCTGCATTCGATGCAGTGA
- a CDS encoding DUF1615 domain-containing protein, with protein MTQRLCWTLSLLLLLAGCATQAPLSSQRRPDEIRAEIVRKLPASLADREGWAADLYVALTAQDIEPSSANLCAVLAVAEQESTYNADPAVPGLPKIARAEIDRRADALHVPGFLVSAALRIDSPDGRSYAQRLEHVRTERDMSELYEDFIGMVPLGGKLFGGLNPVHTGGPMQVSIDFAREHARGYPYPLDAGVRHEVFTRRGGLYFGTAHLLGYPTHYDALLYRFADFNAGWYASRNAAFQGAVSKASGITLALDGDLLAPGADLQHPGTTERAVRALGRRMDLDDAQIRRALQRGDRLDFEDTELYTRVFALADAAAGRPLPRAVLPGIVLESPKITRQLTTAWFADRVNARWQRCMRR; from the coding sequence ATGACCCAACGCCTGTGCTGGACCCTGTCGCTGCTCCTGCTGCTGGCCGGCTGCGCCACCCAGGCGCCGCTGTCTTCGCAACGGCGGCCGGACGAGATCCGCGCCGAGATCGTGCGCAAGCTGCCGGCCAGTCTGGCCGACCGTGAGGGCTGGGCGGCAGATCTCTACGTGGCCCTGACCGCGCAGGACATCGAACCCAGCAGCGCCAACCTGTGCGCGGTGCTGGCTGTGGCGGAGCAGGAAAGCACCTACAACGCCGATCCGGCCGTGCCGGGATTGCCGAAGATCGCGCGGGCCGAGATCGACCGTCGCGCCGATGCGCTGCATGTGCCTGGCTTCCTGGTCAGCGCCGCGTTGCGGATCGATTCGCCCGATGGCCGCAGCTACGCGCAGCGGCTGGAGCACGTGCGCACCGAGCGCGACATGAGCGAGCTGTACGAAGACTTCATCGGCATGGTGCCGCTGGGCGGCAAGCTGTTCGGCGGGCTCAATCCAGTGCACACCGGTGGGCCGATGCAGGTCAGCATCGACTTCGCCAGGGAGCATGCGCGCGGCTATCCGTACCCGCTCGATGCGGGCGTGCGCCACGAAGTGTTCACCCGGCGCGGCGGCCTGTATTTCGGCACCGCGCACCTGCTGGGCTATCCGACCCACTACGACGCCCTGCTGTATCGCTTCGCCGACTTCAACGCCGGCTGGTATGCCAGCCGCAATGCGGCCTTCCAGGGCGCGGTCAGCAAGGCGTCGGGTATCACGCTGGCGCTGGACGGCGACTTGCTGGCACCGGGTGCGGACCTGCAGCATCCCGGCACCACCGAACGCGCGGTGCGCGCGCTGGGCAGGCGCATGGACCTGGACGATGCGCAGATCCGTCGCGCGCTGCAGCGCGGCGACCGCCTGGATTTCGAGGACACCGAGCTGTACACGCGCGTGTTCGCCCTGGCCGATGCGGCCGCGGGCAGGCCGCTGCCGCGCGCGGTGCTGCCGGGCATCGTCTTGGAGAGCCCCAAGATCACCCGCCAGCTGACCACCGCCTGGTTCGCCGATCGCGTCAACGCACGCTGGCAGCGCTGCATGCGGCGCTGA
- a CDS encoding glutathione binding-like protein → MRDLSGFPITRRWPARDPDCIQLYSLNTPNGVKASIMLEETGLRYEAHLVDIGANQSHTPEFLSLNPNGKIPAIIDPDGPGGRPIGLFESNAILVYLADKTRRFISDDAQLRWQTLQWVFFQAAGVGPMFGQVGFFNKFAGREYEDKRPLKRYVDESRRLLGVLDTQLAGHDWLVGDDYTIADIAHLGWVRNLITFYEARALVGFDDFTQVGAWLERGLQRPAVQRGLAIPGRG, encoded by the coding sequence ATGCGCGACCTGTCCGGTTTCCCGATCACCCGCCGCTGGCCGGCGCGCGATCCTGACTGCATCCAGCTGTATTCGCTCAACACGCCCAACGGGGTGAAGGCCTCGATCATGCTGGAGGAAACCGGACTGCGCTACGAAGCGCACCTGGTCGACATCGGCGCCAACCAGAGCCACACGCCCGAGTTCCTGTCGCTCAATCCCAACGGCAAGATCCCGGCGATCATCGATCCGGACGGGCCGGGCGGGCGGCCCATCGGCCTGTTCGAATCCAACGCGATCCTGGTGTACCTGGCCGACAAGACCCGCCGCTTCATTTCCGATGATGCTCAGCTGCGCTGGCAGACCCTGCAATGGGTGTTCTTCCAGGCGGCCGGGGTCGGGCCGATGTTCGGGCAGGTGGGGTTCTTCAACAAATTCGCCGGCAGGGAGTACGAGGACAAGCGCCCGCTCAAGCGCTACGTGGACGAATCACGGCGCCTGCTCGGCGTGCTGGACACGCAGCTGGCGGGACACGACTGGCTGGTCGGCGACGACTACACCATCGCCGACATCGCCCACCTGGGCTGGGTGCGCAACCTGATCACCTTCTACGAAGCACGCGCGCTGGTCGGCTTCGACGATTTCACGCAGGTTGGCGCGTGGCTGGAACGTGGCCTGCAGCGTCCGGCCGTGCAACGCGGGCTGGCGATTCCCGGCAGGGGCTGA
- a CDS encoding 2-dehydropantoate 2-reductase has product MRIAVMGAGAVGCYYGAMLARAGHAVTLIGRPALVDAVHDAGLHLESAAFTGQVQVEATTDPAAVHDAALVLFCVKSGDTEAAGLQLMPHLHANTPVLSLQNGVDNAARLAQVLGREVIPSVVYVAAEMAGPAHVRHHGRGELVIGLSPHSATLAAQLGAAGIPTEVSDAVLEALWSKLVINCAYNALSAIAQQPYGALIQAAGVREVMRDAFDECLAVASAQGIDLPATLWEATLAIADTMAGQRSSTAQDLARGKPSEIDHLNGTVVRLGSAHAIATPVNRSLWCAVKLLEARAR; this is encoded by the coding sequence ATGCGTATCGCCGTCATGGGCGCTGGCGCCGTGGGCTGTTACTACGGCGCGATGCTGGCCCGCGCGGGTCATGCCGTCACCTTGATCGGGCGCCCTGCGCTGGTCGATGCGGTCCACGACGCGGGCCTGCACCTGGAATCGGCGGCCTTCACCGGACAGGTCCAGGTCGAAGCCACCACCGACCCCGCCGCCGTGCACGATGCAGCCCTGGTGTTGTTCTGCGTGAAGTCCGGCGACACCGAGGCTGCCGGCCTGCAGCTGATGCCGCACCTGCACGCCAACACGCCGGTCCTGAGCCTGCAGAACGGCGTGGACAACGCCGCACGACTGGCCCAGGTCCTTGGCCGCGAGGTGATCCCCAGCGTGGTCTACGTGGCCGCCGAGATGGCCGGCCCGGCGCATGTCCGCCACCACGGGCGCGGCGAACTGGTGATCGGCCTGTCACCGCACAGCGCAACCCTGGCCGCCCAGCTGGGCGCGGCGGGCATTCCAACCGAAGTCTCCGACGCAGTGCTCGAAGCGCTGTGGTCCAAGCTGGTCATCAACTGCGCCTACAACGCGCTGTCGGCCATCGCACAACAGCCCTATGGGGCGCTGATCCAGGCCGCCGGCGTGCGCGAGGTAATGCGCGATGCCTTCGATGAATGCCTGGCAGTCGCCAGTGCCCAGGGCATCGACCTGCCCGCAACGCTCTGGGAGGCCACCCTGGCCATCGCCGACACCATGGCCGGGCAGCGTTCTTCGACCGCCCAGGACCTGGCCCGTGGCAAACCCAGCGAGATCGACCACCTCAACGGCACCGTCGTGCGGCTGGGGAGCGCCCATGCCATCGCCACGCCGGTGAACCGCAGCCTGTGGTGCGCGGTGAAGCTGCTGGAAGCGCGGGCGCGGTGA
- a CDS encoding GMC family oxidoreductase, protein MFVDARALPRGSVIRSNICIVGAGPAGIALATELRHCGLSVTLLESGGLNEDCSDRGQPARSSTFEGHRGLWTTRRFGGNANRWLVDAGLGANHLRLATLSAADFEARAWMPGSGWPLTLEELRPFYARAQSWFELPQCGYGPEDWERGDAPRLPLQGSGLRTTMFQFADKAVVLGRSRELIGASGDITCYFNATATRLKMDEAGTRVTAVRVTPQPGHEVTFDADTVVLAQGGLATPQLLLASSDHHAGGIGNQHDLVGRYFMDHPLIFGGTFTPSSPKLIDRMALYDLRRLEGAPGMGHLQLTDQTLRGEPCVNLSAILFPRRSMSRRREIGFRASQRVRDALQRRGRLRKRDILGMLYGLDGVAQQYNDRKRHPISHLGVGGWSKAGTPSHRLDHFEVLHQAEQPPRYDNRVRLGEERDDLGNRRIEIQWRWHDQDIALVHRSQDILARELARSGVGTFNIRRPFEIKTTSTTHFLGTTRMHDDPRNGVVDRNGRVHGLDNLFVTGSSVFPSGGYANPTLTIVALSLRLADRIRETARARHCGPSPLLVDGRRDGARTR, encoded by the coding sequence ATGTTTGTCGATGCCAGGGCGCTGCCCCGCGGTTCGGTCATCCGCTCCAACATCTGCATCGTCGGCGCGGGACCGGCCGGGATCGCCCTGGCCACCGAACTGCGTCATTGCGGGCTGAGCGTGACCCTGCTGGAAAGCGGCGGACTGAACGAGGACTGCAGCGACCGGGGCCAGCCGGCCCGTAGCTCGACCTTCGAAGGCCACCGCGGGCTGTGGACCACGCGCCGGTTTGGTGGCAATGCCAACCGCTGGCTGGTGGATGCCGGACTGGGCGCCAACCATCTGCGCCTGGCCACCCTGAGCGCGGCCGATTTCGAAGCGCGCGCCTGGATGCCTGGCAGCGGCTGGCCGCTGACGCTGGAGGAACTCAGGCCGTTCTACGCTCGCGCCCAGTCCTGGTTTGAGCTGCCACAGTGCGGCTATGGCCCCGAAGACTGGGAGCGCGGCGATGCACCGCGCCTGCCGCTGCAGGGCAGTGGCCTGCGCACGACCATGTTCCAATTCGCCGACAAGGCCGTGGTGCTGGGCCGGAGCCGCGAGTTGATCGGTGCCTCCGGCGACATCACCTGCTATTTCAACGCCACCGCCACCCGCCTGAAGATGGACGAGGCCGGCACGCGCGTCACCGCGGTGCGGGTCACGCCCCAGCCCGGGCACGAGGTCACCTTCGACGCCGACACCGTCGTGCTGGCACAGGGCGGGCTGGCCACGCCGCAGCTGCTACTGGCGTCCAGTGATCACCATGCCGGCGGCATCGGCAACCAGCACGACCTGGTGGGTCGCTATTTCATGGATCACCCGCTGATCTTCGGCGGGACCTTTACCCCCAGTTCGCCGAAGCTGATCGACCGCATGGCGCTGTACGACCTGCGCCGACTGGAGGGCGCCCCCGGCATGGGCCACCTGCAGCTGACCGACCAGACCCTGCGTGGCGAGCCCTGCGTGAACCTGAGTGCCATTCTGTTCCCCCGCCGCAGCATGTCGCGGCGGCGCGAGATCGGCTTCCGCGCCTCGCAGCGCGTGCGCGATGCCTTGCAGCGACGGGGCCGCCTGCGCAAGCGCGACATCCTGGGCATGCTGTACGGCCTGGACGGCGTGGCCCAGCAGTACAACGACCGCAAGCGCCATCCGATCTCACACCTCGGCGTCGGCGGCTGGTCGAAGGCCGGCACGCCCAGCCATCGCCTGGACCATTTCGAAGTGCTGCACCAGGCCGAACAGCCGCCGCGCTACGACAACCGCGTGCGCCTGGGCGAGGAGCGCGACGACCTGGGCAATCGCCGGATCGAGATCCAGTGGCGCTGGCATGACCAGGACATCGCGCTGGTCCACAGGAGCCAGGACATCCTGGCGCGCGAACTGGCACGCAGCGGCGTGGGCACGTTCAACATCCGCCGGCCGTTCGAGATCAAGACCACCTCCACCACTCATTTCCTGGGCACCACGCGCATGCACGACGATCCACGCAACGGCGTGGTCGACCGCAACGGCCGCGTGCACGGGCTGGACAACCTGTTCGTCACCGGCTCCAGCGTGTTCCCCAGCGGCGGCTACGCCAATCCCACGCTGACCATCGTGGCGCTGTCGCTGCGCCTGGCGGACCGCATCCGCGAGACGGCCAGGGCCAGGCACTGCGGGCCCAGCCCGCTGCTGGTGGACGGGAGGCGCGACGGCGCCCGCACCCGCTGA